From a single Chiloscyllium punctatum isolate Juve2018m chromosome 31, sChiPun1.3, whole genome shotgun sequence genomic region:
- the frmd8 gene encoding FERM domain-containing protein 8: MDPSEPRNVLEVPEGSQRGSVSSSVTRHPEVLVYLVNDTVIQVSVESLTALTAGELARTVREALQLPEQAQEIFSLWLISPFLELQLKPKHHPYKVSRQWPDLLYRFTKCSVDEIVHDEPSLQFRKNVFFPKGKELQIEDEGILRLLYEEAKFNILEGRYPYDMEDCLKLGALTCRIELGPFNQDQHNLALIREKIDTCLPTHLCKKHSGFLAAFRSRGAKQHGYEEELLESFRQLVDDAAREEPEALKLHYRSYLEKCHLLRYYGSAMFTGEIDKPVQSFLHRNGRKLVTIAISLDGVSVMDSKEKCVLLTLCFHELSWEYTSSEDEESDDILWLEFDGEEGGAVVNKLLKIYSKQAELMSGMIDYCIDFNNTFEVPLVQDVVAAKPPIPKEKRGKLKRQNSVVCNRIQQLSTIDYVEEGQEIKRVKPKRAASFFTRQISQGPVSYTAVEVTETLEQG, translated from the exons ATGGATCCAAGTGAGCCAAGAAATGTGCTTGAAGTGCCTGAAGGTTCCCAGCGGGGGAGTGTATCCTCATCTGTGACTAGAC ACCCAGAAGTACTGGTTTACCTGGTGAATGACACTGTTATTCAGGTTTCTGTGGAGAGTCTGACAGCCCTTACAGCGGGGGAGCTTGCCAGAACTGTTCGGGAAGCACTGCAGTTGCCTGAGCAGGCTCAAGAGATTTTCTCATTGTGGCTCATTTCGCCTTTCTTAG AGCTGCAACTAAAACCCAAGCATCATCCCTACAAGGTCAGCCGGCAGTGGCCAGATCTGCTTTATCGATTTACTAAATgttctgttgatgaaattgttcATG ATGAACCATCATTGCAGTTTCGAAAGAATGTGTTCTTTCCCAAAGGCAAGGAGTTACAA ATCGAGGATGAAGGCATCCTCCGATTGTTATATGAAGAGGCcaagtttaatattctggagggCCGGTACCCTTACGACATGGAGGATTGTCTCAAGCTGGGCGCCCTCACTTGTCGAATTGAGCTTGGTCCCTTCAATCAGGACCAGCACAACCTGGCTCTCATCAG GGAGAAAATTGATACGTGTCTTCCCACTCATCTGTGCAAGAAGCACAGTGGGTTCCTGGCAGCATTCCGGTCCCGAGGAGCCAAGCAGCACGGCTACGAAGAGGAACTCCTGGAGTCCTTCAGGCAGCTAGTGGACGATGCAGCACGTGAGGAGCCAGAGGCACTAAAGCTACACTATAGATCATATCTGGAAAAGTGTCATCTGCTACGCTACTATGG CTCTGCGATGTTCACTGGGGAGATTGATAAACCAGTGCAGAGCTTTCTGCATCGGAATGGGCGCAAACTAGTAACCATCGCAATCAGTTTGGACGGTGTGTCTGTCATGGACAGTAAGGAGAAG tgtgtgcttTTGACCCTGTGTTTTCACGAGCTGTCGTGGGAGTACACATCATCGGAGGACGAGGAGTCTGATGACATCTTGTGGCTGGAATTTGATGGAGAGGAAGGAGGAGCTGTTGTGAACAAGCTTTTGAAGATCTATTCCAAACAG GCGGAGCTGATGAGTGGAATGATCGACTACTGCATTGACTTCAACAACACCTTCGAGGTGCCACTGGTCCAGGACGTCGTTGCTGCAAAGCCACCGATACCAAAGGAGAAACGCGGCAAACTGAAGAGGCAGAACAGCGTGGTGTGCAATCGGATCCAGCAGCTCTCAACCATAGACTATGTAGAAGAGG